cagaaggcgtagcctaaatgcctctctgtgtgcagtccctgctctctgatgggaaggagggcaggctgggcatgagaaacgcAGTCACGGTTCCCGCTCACTCCAGGCAAAGACACGTGTGAGAAGCCCAAAGTGAGCTTTAGTGAAGCGGGAACCGGTCACTGTGTGAGTTATTCCCAACTCCATGCTGAGTGTCAAGCCCTGGCGGTGCACGGTGCCGAGCAGCAGCCGGGAAGCCGCCTGCTCGGTTAGCcaagggctgcaaaggaaaggcactcacctcgggaacacatgcagagggctaggccgggtccccagggcagcaggtgtgccggagatggagagatctatcgtaggcagtctctgcaatgtaacacagacccattgggaggcttccaaggcagctctcgccttgctgctgaaggcagcagagcattcTCCTGCCACAAGAGGAGGCCGCCTCTCCAAAGCCTCCTCTAAGCTCTCTGCCGAGAACATTAGCCCCTCATGCCGGtgcggagaagctgcacagcaaagaacagagctcggctgataacactgccaggctttctgtaggggcaaggggcaagaaactcaggaggcgctcgctctctttgctcctggagaaggctgtgggggCAAGCACTGGGGAAGGCGTTTCAGTAGGCTGCCACGTCCCGGCTGGCCAACACACATCAGGTCGCTCGTCCTTCCATAGGATTCCCAAAGAAATCGCAGGGAAAGCGGAGCAACTTACACTGCAGGGGTCCGCCAGCCACCGGGTGCAGCGGGCATAAAAGCTCATGTGCACTTTGTCTTCCTGGCAAGTCAGAACGCCGACGTCCCTGAAGGCAAAGGCGACCTTCTCTTTGTTGCGCACGTGCGCAGAGAACAAGCGGATGGTCTCTTGCACGCAGTCTTCCACCACGCGCCTCGAGAAGGAGGTGGCCAGGGACAGCTGCCGGTACTTCAGCGGCTTGATCTTCACGTTGTCTACACGGGAGAGGAACaacaccactgccacagcaggccaaCTTTCCATTGTTGGGCCATCAAGAGAGGCGAGTGGCACGGAGGCAGTTGTTAGGGcagttcaaaaagagagagagagcctgactGTGTGCAAGCACTATTCTGTAGTACAAACGCCTAGAGAAAAGGTCCTTCTCGGAAAGAGCTCTCTGCGGGGCGATGGAGCTGGACATCGCtacttctgcctgcccctcccaaagagcagggagcagccaccccctgccccacaggtgatgtggcaaggggaagcagagggtggccgctgccaactcaccaggcagagtcactttgggacgctggagcctctgcagccagaccatgtccatttccagctggaacacaggCCTTCGAACTGTCACCACGTTGTCTTTGCCAGGGCGCAGTGGCTCCCGGACCGTGCAGAAGGTGCCGAGCCccgctagcagcacaccctgcacacagcaaagacacaaaggcccaccaggaaggcttttggcgagggaaaaagtgctgtttgtcggagcgtgggaacgctgctctgtgccctctctgctgctgacgtGCAAGGGGCACTTGGGGAAGGCTTTAGAGAAGAGCCACGTTCTCCGCATTGTCCCTCACCCTCCTTGAGAGGTTCACTAACGTCCCTCAGCTAGAGAAGATCCCCGGGgtttccagcagccctggcacagagccctgtctctctgcgcggTCTTTTGTGGGGGGCCGCAGGGAAGCGGGGAGCCCTGGGACGTGCCAGATGCTGTCTCACACTAGAGCTGCACGGGGTTTCTCTCCCGGCTggccaaaaagctgctgtgcagcaggcgggccaggtgtggtgtgcagctgtggggctgggggaaggcttgctcccgggcacccagggctccctggacagccaaaaccctccaggacaccagcccaccttgtcctgcatcagctcttccaggatgtAATTGGACACGGCGTCCCAAATAGCAataatctctggaaagcaagggaaacacatgtcaggcccagccctctgggacagggcacccctttcctcccagcccagcccaggccagcccaggccagcccagcccaggctctcgtggcagcccccagccgcctgcagccaccctcatagccccagctccacagctctttggacaGCTAAGAGTCTCTGTGgcccctggggaagcagctccccaagcccttaccttcggtggagagctgcagcagcgttgggaacaaggagctctgctctgggctgatggtctcggtccagcagccctccatcccgCTTGCCCCTTGCCCTTAGCTCGCCTCGGCAGCCAGGGGAAAAGGACGTTCTCGTCGTCTCCTCGCCCCAGGCTCCTGTCCAacgggcccctgctcctctgcctgacggcgaggggcccccagcgtggccctgctgcctgctgcccgctctgcttgctgcggagcagctccaaagaacagcggtgagcagcacccagccagcgcctgggccttgcagggaagtgcgGACACCGCCAGGGACCGGGGAGACCTCTGTGATGCGGCGCGTCCCACTGTGAGCTCAGCCTCACTGTGTCATCTCTGGGGGCTCATTAGGTCACGGGCACAGAggtgccccagccaggggccccgCTGACCCAGACCCCGCCTCGTGGGCTGACTGCACGGCCCTGCCTCGGCCTGACCCTGTCACCACGGAGGTGCCTGgctggcctgggctcagggctgcccccctcccaatcccgacctgcccttcgccctcaccgggggcaggtgggacgcgccctggaggaccaggcccctgccctgacgGCCCTGGCGTCTCCCctggctccccggcccccaggcagcccctggctcacGCTGAGCCCTGACACACGCAGCGTTGTTCATGGCTGGGGCCGTGCGGCACACACGTCTTGCCCGCAGGATAACCTCAGGCGGTTCATCCGAACAGAGGAGGCTGTAGGCAGCACCCATTTGGCACCTGGCCCCGATGCCACCAGtgtgtccttgtccttttcttgccGTGAAGCAGCGTGTTTTCGTGTAAATGGCCTTTtgctctacagcagaaatgaggaacagagtttctccgaTTTCCTTCGACCTAGAGACTGCAATGGCAgtgcaagtcagcacagaggcgttCAGCACAGCGTGCCGCACCCTGACTAGACGTCAAGCCCATGCGGACCAGCGCAAGCTTCCCAGCATCCAAATGCCTCAACCAGCACCAAGAGATGGCAGACAAGTTCTGTTGGGCCCCTACGGGGGCCTTGGCATACCTATGCCGGCCCAGCAACAGCCGCCCCTCggggctccctcccttttctcaaactgaccccgtgcctgctgacgcatccccaccagaaaaagggggctgctgctcagctggtggctgtgcgctccacttctgcagggagaggaagcacagaggtggAGTTCTTGTGGGGCTCAAGCAGCCGTGCCACGGCCAGCGCAGGGAGCCCGGTGTGCTTGGCTGCACACATGCTGGGGCCTGTGTGACACAAGACACGCTCTGCCTGTTGTGCTTGGGCTCTTGTCATCGCTTCCCCTGCGCTTCTGCTCCCCTCAGCCGCCAGGGGAAGGCCTCACCTCTTTGCTAAGACAGCTTCATGGCTCTGCGCCCTCAGCGGGCCATCTCAGGCCTCCAGAAACTTCCGTCCTTCCCTGGTCTCCACCCTTGGTTACTTCCCGCCtttgccccgccgcccccgggagcttGGTGGACTGCGGGAAGCATGAGGagcttcctcttgcctctgctgctgtgtacagtcgcaggggagcaggagggattgtggcagaggagattttcttcctggaggagtgctgctacgcatgagactgtcaaggagggcacgatgaaacacagggtgttttaggtcttggttttgagcctaatacagaaaaaggcCAGGGTTTCAGCCGTGTTCCTCCAGCGTATGCCCCGATAAATGTCTGCCTCCTCTGGGCAGCTGACCCTGTCCAAAACGGAGAAGGAACCCAGCCGCAGAGGCACAGCATCTTGTGGGTAGCCTGTTGCTGGctgttgctgtgatttgtgtcctaggactaagggggacgggggagggaggggtgtgggggagggagatgcaggtgtTGCCTTCACCTCTCCTTTCAGCCCTCAGCAACAGGAAGAGCCCACCTGAGCGCAGTCTCTGcgtctcctcttgcagcaggagaagcctggtctccttgccctgatgggcatctctgcccctctgtggcatcgccagctggttcctgaggctgtgcccgcaggggcgcctggccagaggagggaggaggaggccgggggcgggggtgggaacaACCCCCAGGAGCCGCCAAGCGGAAGGGGCCCGTTTTggcttgggagggcaggggaagggacctgCGTTATGGTCTGgcacgccagctcctgcctccgaaGCATGCAGCCCTGAGGGCGATGGCTCCCATTCCGTGgccccagagagagaaaggtgcccccatgccgcccctgcaaggtcctcccatggcgtgccagacacctttccttctctcctccggaaaagaagcttttgacgcttccacagttcacacagctaagaagaccagcaccctgtttgtcaccaagaaacaaaacaggacagttttcctgtcccctcctaaaagggaataattctctccaaggacctctggcttgccttcaggatccctgctgccccgctccgccccatAGGGGCCCCCTGGCTCACGGAAgtctgggaccacccctgcacccagcctgccTCCTCTTGCTAGTCTCTGCGTGCTCGCAGGCggcctgctgtggaaggaaacgccattcggccttgaggagcgtcagtcagagatgtggctttccagatcactgtgaagggaaggacttgttcacttctcagcgttgctctctcagccttccgagctccttccctggtgctgcgaGCCCTAGGTCTGCACCCTGGGCtcgctgccttttctctcctgtacgcctagcccaagtctgctgaacatgcccggggcacggcttcaaattacagcagtatttcttgagagagctcacctgaagctgagagccgctgtggagctgaggcctgatggaggctgccctgggatgtggccgtgcccccacagcccctcctcctgctctgggcctgaGCATCCGGGATGGTCCCCACGGAGAGCCGTGGGGTTTAGTGgtggtgggctgggtttccctccgcctgccctgagccctgtgtgggttgctctgagcccccaggagaatccctcttctctagggcctcacaccaaggcctttgcagacttctgttccaaaacatggcccggcccagcccgccctccccaggagccccgtggccctgtgtgggctcaggcagtggactgagggggccgggggcatcTGGGCTGGGCCGCGAGTGAGGGTTGTGGTGTTTGGGGTGTTTCTGGATTTGGGGAAGGCTGCGGGGTTTGGAGGGGGGGGATTGCCTGcaaggggtttgggagcagggcacgTGGGCGGAGCCCAGCTtgttctccccagccacagcctggctgcagcaccaaggggcccagcagcagcctttggtctccacgtcaagagcccacatttgcagcaggactcgtgggctcagccaagccagcggctgggtgcagccccctgctccccacttctGGAGCATACCCGGCCCCCTTCCAGAGatccccagccccccaagcctttccctctcctcccccatagcCAGCTCAAAGGCTGGGCACGTGTCACCCCGccagggcagagcgaggaggaggaagggcagcttggTGCAGACCAGCAGCATAGCAGCACCGACTACGGCATTCTCCTCCGGACTGGGGAGAGCCGGGAGTCGGAGCCCCGGGAATTGCCCTGGGCCCGGGGGGTGGTGTCGGGCTCCGCTCCTGTCCTCtacagctccctccctcacagcgatggccaagcagcagcccagccccttcagtcgcacagcaaatagttttctatgaagaacagcagagctctcatcatgacattgatagagaagggatggaatccgtgctcttcaactgcaccatcaagaagagagcaagacagggttcaaactgaagagggcagagcagggaagatgtcTTGCCCGCACTGTGCTCTTCCGTAACTGGGAAGCATCTTGTTTGGAGCAGCGGAAGTTGCCACCAGGAAAGAGCCGCCAGACTGCCACGGGATTCCCTCCCAGGAGTGCCAGCTTTGCTCTTAGCTACACAAGGCGGATTGGTTTCCGCTGCACAGGCACGCGCTTTCCCTGCGGgaacctgcctggctttgctcaaGAGCGTGAGCCTGACAGCGAGCCGAGCTCAGAGAGGCGGCCTGGCCCTGGGCGGGGGCTTTGGTTTTGCCCTTTGCAGGAGgtaagagaagggagaagcctAGGCTGCGCGGCAAGAGAGGAGTCCTAACAGCGCAAGGTGtcaggccaaggcagccctgagGCTAGCGAAGCGAGGCAGGAATCCAAGGTCTCAAGGCGAGGCCCAgaggtgctttgggcaggggcacAGTGTGGCCCAACAGTCCCCTCGCAGCCCTTGCTGGGACGGTTGAGCGAGGAttgtgcaaaagctgcaggattctgttccaaaagtcatggccagtgcctccccacgagggcacgagagccctgccctgctgagctcaTGGGTGGGGCTCAAGAGGAGCACATCTATTCCGTGAGGGCCAGAGGAATTCCTGTGGGATCCCGCGTAGGGTCTTTAATGGAGGGTCTCTTCCTGTCATTGcttgtgcagagaaagcccttgcaaggcagaggctggggactgcagctgtgaccaggcaccagctgtcttcactttgcagtcccaagtggagttgagcccctgggaaggctcccTTGCCCTTTGCTGACAGGTCTGTTGCTGGGAGCAAGCTGGTGGAGGGAGTGGTGGGAGTGCGGGGGGGAGCTCTGGCATTCCCGTGTGGTGCCTTGGCCCCGGTGGtgccagggtctggctgggggtctGCCCAGCCTCGGGGTCTGTTCAGCCACcacgctgagggagcaggctgcggcccatgccaaggagtggctgctgtcccccagggcctgcctggaggagaggtacCAGTGCTTTGGACCGGGACATGGTGAGCCAAAGACTTGGAGCTCCCGGAAGAGCTTGGCAGGATTTGGGCGGCTGAGTCACACACACTGTcccccaaaacctttccctcgcctcctctctggcgtggcagtccccaagtcacctgctagggcatggccggggtgagagctgcccggcagaggggctgccccactctcctggctcccgcctgaccctttccgtcccctctggagctgccctgctgccccttgcactttcacagcccaccaaggaaaggctcacagcagctcggaaaggccctttatttccacgcataaaagccatcttggtggtaactgcccggcacacggtcctgctgctctctcttctggaggtggcgcatcaccaaagcgctgcggggttcaggaagaggatgttgtgccactggagacgttgctggaaatgtcatggtgcacccccaccccccacccccttggagtgggcgggatgtgtgaggccaggccaggctccaaggctgcttctgtgcttctccaggcggggctggagaagaccctctttccccagggccatggcaggaagggcatTGCGGAAAGGGGGGAACGCGCCTGGGTTGCCAGGTATTTACCGGCGCCActcctcctccaccatcagccTCCGTTGGTTtcgttccaccctttccttccacctgtcccgaagaactttgtaggaagtcagaagctgcatgttctgctttgcttgtgcggacgcttgcctgcaataggagtggcaaagtcccgctcccgctctcccgggagccttccggcccccccagcccctgcaaacccaCGTCGGAAGAAAGCCGGGGCTGTCATaggttgtgtcctggagctgagggatttggggtcctggcacctgcaggggggTCAGAGCCCCttgcctgtgccaggccctggctctgagctTGCGCGCCCACGCACGCTTaccgttgggggggcctccccggcATGTCAGTGTCTGGGCGACGACGCTGCTCGAGGGCGTATTGCAGCTCCACTAGTgtgatctgttttgcaaggagaagaagaagaaatggtttcagcatggaggggtgaatgggcgagacagcactgggctgcaggggaggcacctaGTCCTTGTAGAGCCAGACTCAGGCTACACAAGGAGCTGATACAATGGGCTACCAGAGCGGAGCCCCtgcggctctgccgccggcacgtctggggccaaggggctcaaggcagctgcccccgagagctggtttctggctcgaaggcaggcaccgcaggcagaggttgcccagtggggaggcatcccccgccagctgccctcgctgcagcgcctggctccttctgggcccgcttctggctgcagccgtctccctcctcggaaggggtgggccagcttgggcgcagctcctcggaggcagccgtccgcctgggccctggctgcctgcaaggctccgccgccctggacgtgggaaaggcccttttgcagagggccgtcaaaggcatcccgtacctgggcctgacgccgggcctctttctccagtgcggcctgctgttcctcccacgatgcttggtgctgcctctgctcctctttcaagagggagacgtgggcagctcttccaaacctctgcgtgggagggcaggctgcatcctgCGGGGCCGCGGAAAGGCAAGAGTATTAGTCTTGTCTGTCTGGGCAGGGATTCTGCCCAGGCAGGGGCGTGTTGGCGCTGGCTTTCCACCCGCTCTCCCGCCCCTTGTCTTGAGCCTCGCCACCGTCACTCTTTTGCGGGATTTTtggcagaaggcaggctgaaaaagctgttgtacaAGCAGTGCCTAACTACGCCCAAAAGTAGCACCCAAAGAGGCCACCGACGGCTCCAGTGGCTACGCGCTGAGGGCCCTTTCCGGAGGGAGTCTCATAGGCCAGGGCTTTCCTACGAGTGGGTGAGAtgccaggattacccagagccccatcacgcacctgtgctgcacccctgggagtggcgccggcacggccacgctgaggtccggcgggagggtgcgggaggtattgcacgccaacctgcttccccggggaggtgcccggga
This genomic window from Dromaius novaehollandiae isolate bDroNov1 unplaced genomic scaffold, bDroNov1.hap1 HAP1_SCAFFOLD_165, whole genome shotgun sequence contains:
- the LOC135326520 gene encoding coiled-coil domain-containing protein 81-like yields the protein MEGCWTETISPEQSSLFPTLLQLSTEEIIAIWDAVSNYILEELMQDKCPLHVSSREGTEQRSHAPTNSTFSLAKSLPGGPLCLCCVQGVLLAGLGTFCTVREPLRPGKDNVVTVRRPVFQLEMDMVWLQRLQRPKVTLPDNVKIKPLKYRQLSLATSFSRRVVEDCVQETIRLFSAHVRNKEKVAFAFRDVGVLTCQEDKVHMSFYARCTRWLADPCSLLRTGMRG